A stretch of DNA from Spirosoma endbachense:
TGACCGGAGAAGCATTCTTTACCATTGTCAAAAATCCAGCACATCCTTTTTTGGTCTATGCTGATCAGATCGTTACCCGTGTATTGGGAACTAGTTTTCGGGTTCGGGCTTACCCTGAAGATTGCCAGTTAACGGTTGCCGTTCGTACTGGTAAAGTAGCTGTGTATGCAAATACGGACCATGCAGGATCGCATCAAGCCTCTTTTATGGATAAACGCGTCATTTCATTAACTCCTAACCAGCAGGTTGAATTTTCGAAAGTCAATGCTGAATTCAAAAAAATGTTGGTAGAAAAACCGGCCGTAGTAGATCACAGCCTTAAAACCAGCGATTTTGAATTCGATGAAACGCCTGTCGGTACGGTACTCCAACGCTTCGAACAAGCCTATGGCATCGCCATTATTTACGATTCGGATCTGATGCGAGACTGCGCACTGACTGCTTCTCTTGCCGATGAAACAATGAATGAACAATTGGCTATCATTTGTAAAGGTATTGGCGCTACGTATGAGATTATCGACGGTAAGATTGTCATTCATTCAACCGGATGCCAATAAACAGGAACTACCGATTTACAGACTGTATCTATTCTTAACCTTTTATCTGTGAGCTGCCTATGGTGTAAACTAATTCCTTTTAAGCAGTAAAGCCGATAGTGCGGCCAGGCACTATCGGCTTTTGAAATCCCCTCTATGTTCTCAGTCAGAGCATCCATTTACATGGATGAGAGGAATCTTTTTGGTTTAACTAGTTAAAACCTCGTAAAACTAATGAAAAAAACGCTACTGTTTACGCTTATGAAAATCACTGCCATTCAACTCACTGTGGCGTTGGTATTCAGTGCTGTTAGCTTCGGCGCCGACGTTAATGCGCAGGATCTTCTCGAACGGCGAATAAATGTAAAAATTGAGCAAACCCGGCTTAATAAAGCCCTGAAGCAGTTGAGTCAATTAGCTGACGTAAAGTTTGTTTTCAATTCAAAGGTTATTCATGCCGAAGATCGCATTTCAATCATCGCAACCAATGAACGGCTGGCCGATTTACTGACACGCTTGCTTAAGCCCAGAAATGTACAGTTTGAAGTATCGGGAAAGCAAATTATTTTTTCTCGAATACAGCCCGAAGCATCGCTCGAAATCACTGATCATCTTGCTGGTAGCCAATCGATTGGGCCGATGGATATGACCGTTACTGGCTCTGTTAAAGATGAAAAAGGAGCGGGTTTGCCAGGCGTTAGTATTGTCGTGAAAAATACGAAGCGGGGAACAAGTTCGGATGCTAATGGAAACTATCGTATTGATGTTCCCGATGCCAGTGCTGTGCTGGTATTTAGTTTTGTAGGATACCAAAAGAAAGAAGTAATAGTTGGTAATCAAACCAGTTTAACGACAATGTTAGTGCCTGGTGATCAGGCGCTCAACGAAGTGGTCGTGGTTGGCTACGGAACGGTTCGAAAATCAGATTTAACGGGCTCCGTATCATCGGTCGGTTCTGAAAAAATCAATCAGGTTCCCGTAACCAGCTTAGCCAGTACGTTACAGGGCCAGGCGGCAGGCGTTCAGGTCAATCAAAAATCGGGGCAACCGGGTGAAGCGATGATCATTCGGGTGAGGGGCGCTAATTCGATTACGGGTGGAAACGATCCGCTCTACGTGATCGATGGAATGCCACTCGACGGAGTCGGGTCTGATCTGAA
This window harbors:
- a CDS encoding FecR family protein; translated protein: MPDYELFTVDDFLFDPYFQDWIKNPTPANEFFWEEWLAHHTDRTADLKLARQLVLSLHIEQPIVSQDQIQEDVQRMLHRIDRQETHKPFQRITRSFLSWRAVAAAVLLLTGIGGWWLNQSKHQFLSGTEPVASKQLPRRIEVKRNDTQQPVRVVLPDGSEVALSPKSSLAYPSVFADSSREVTLTGEAFFTIVKNPAHPFLVYADQIVTRVLGTSFRVRAYPEDCQLTVAVRTGKVAVYANTDHAGSHQASFMDKRVISLTPNQQVEFSKVNAEFKKMLVEKPAVVDHSLKTSDFEFDETPVGTVLQRFEQAYGIAIIYDSDLMRDCALTASLADETMNEQLAIICKGIGATYEIIDGKIVIHSTGCQ